From one Fibrobacter sp. genomic stretch:
- a CDS encoding IS3 family transposase produces KYIEYYNNDRIKLRLNGMSPVQYRTHNAVLS; encoded by the coding sequence AAATATATTGAATACTACAACAATGACCGGATAAAACTGCGCCTAAACGGAATGAGTCCTGTACAATACCGGACTCATAACGCTGTTTTATCCTAA